ACTGCCGGCGCGCAATTCATCCCTAATCCGTTCATTGATCAGCACGTTGGCATCAATCGCCATACCGACCGTCAGGGCCAGTGCGGCCATCCCCGGCAGTGTCAATGTAGCCTGCATGATGGATAATAAACCGACCAGCAGCAATAGATTCATGGCCAGTGCAATGACTGAAATCATGCCGAACGCCGTGTAGTAGATGGCAACGAAGATAGCGACGCCCAAGAAGCCATATAAGGTCGAGTTGTAGCCGCGGGCAATATTCTCCGCGCCCAAGCTCGGTCCTACTGTGCGCTCTTCAATGATATCCATCGGTGCTGCCAAAGCGCCAGCGCGCAGTAATAACGCAACATCGCGCGCTTCCCTGCTGGTCATGCGCCCGCTGATCTGCACGCGCCCGCCGCCGATTTCTTCCCGAATGACCGGCGCGGTTATGACTTCCGCCTTATTTTTCTCAATCAGCAGAATGGCCATTCTTTTGCCGACATTATCCCGTGTCAATTGTTTGAAAATGCGCGATCCGCCATTGTCTAAATTGAGGTGTACTGCGGGCTGATTGTCTTTATCAAAGCCAGGTTGCGCATCGGTGATATGTTCACCCGTCAACAATACTTGTTTTTTAACGAGTAATGGACTTCCCCCCCGTTCTTCATACAACTCGGTACCCGCTGGTACTTTACCCCGCAATGCGGCATCGAGATCGTGCTCATCATCTACCATGCGAACTTCCAGGGTGGCTGTCCGTCCCAGAATATCTTTTGCTTTGGCGGTATCTTGCACCCCCGGCAATTGCACAATGACACGATCCGTTCCGGCTTTCTGGATGATGGGTTCAGCAACGCCCAGCTCGTTAACGCGATTACGCAGGGTTGTGATGTTTTGCAACACCGCAGACTCTTGCATGCGTGCGAGCGCCTCGGGTTTAATCGTAGCGACGAGATGGTAGCGGTTATCGGCATTCTCTTCCTTGAAACCAAGGTCGGGGTAATTCGACTTTAACTCAGCTTCCGCTTTGGTGCGTGATTCAGCATCGCGAAATTTCAAAGTCAGTTTCTTGGCTTGTTTTTCCAGACCGGCATAGGAAATTTTTTGTTCGCGTAATTTGCCGCGAATATCAGCGCTGTAACGATCCAGTGATTTTTCAAGCGCGCCTTCCATATCGACGGCCAGCATGAAATGCACGCCGCCGCGCAGATCCAGTCCCAAATACATCGGCAATGCGCCGAGATCGGTCAGCCACCGGGGAGAATTGGGCAGTAAGTTCAGCGCAGTGATATAGTCATTACCCAAAGCCGATTCCAGCAAATCTTTTGCTTTGATTTGGGTCTCGGTATCGGCGAAACGTACTTTAATGCTTCCTTCTTCAAGGAGCACTCCATCCGTTCCAAGGTTGGCTTGTTTTAATGCGTCTTCAACGCGTTGTAACAAGGCGGTATCAGTGCTTGCGGACGTCCGTAAAGGGGAGATCTGTACTGCGGGCGATTCGCCGTAAAAATTCGGCAATGTGTACAGCAAGCCGAGTAGCAGTGAAACCGCAATAATCAAGTATTGCCAAAGTGCGTAGCGGTTCATGGGTGTCAGTTAAGTATTAATTAATGATAAAAGGTAAGAAAGACATGTGACGGCAAGCAATTCAATAACGATTCGTTCCGCCACGGCACGCGTGGTTATTTCTTTTCAACATTTGCAGCATCAGTAGCGTTGCTCTCCGTGGTTTCGGCGGCACTGTTTTCCGAAGCGGTTGTTGTTTTGGTTGTTTTGGATTTTTGAGCTTTTCCTTTCGGCTCGATACTCTTCAGTGTTCCTTTGGGCAATAGGGTTTGCACCGAAGATTTAAGCGCGGTGACTTCGATAGCCGGTGCTATTTCGATAATCACATAAGCTTCGCTGACATTCAGGACCTGACCGAGAATACCGCCGTTGGTAATGACTTCATCGCCTCTCTGCAATCCTTCCACCATCTGTTTTTGCTCTTTGGCGCGTTTAGCTTGCGGGCGGATCAGCAGAAAATAAAACAGCACCAGTATCCCAAACATCGGTAACAGGCTTAACAAGTCCGAGTTGTCTTGCGTTGACGCAGCAGCTTGTGCAAATGCATCATTAATCAGCATAAAATTCTCCCTTTCTGAAAAAAGGTACATATTAGCATGATGACCGCTTATGCCAGAAATTCTTGTGCATATTCTTCAAATTGTTGGTTTTCGATTGCACTGCGGATTTCTTGCATCAGTTGCTGGTAATAATACAAGTTGTGCACGGTATTCAGATGCGCCCCCAGCATTTCGTTGATGCGTTGCAAATGATGGAGATAAGCGCGGCTGAAATGCTGGCAGGTGTAGCAACCGCAGTGCTCGTCCGGAGGCGATGTATCCAGCCGGTAGCGGCTGTTACGCAATTTAATAATGCCGTGACGCGTATACAGCCAGCCATTGCGGGCATTTCGCGTTGGCAGTACGCAATCGAACATATCAATACCGTGCGCCACGGCATGCACTATATCCGCCGGTGTGCCGACACCCATCAAATAACGCGGTTGATCAGCGGGTAGGAGCGGTGCGGTATGTTTGAGGATGCGCTGCATGTCAGCTTTGGGCTCGCCGACGGATAATCCGCCGATCGCATAACCGTCAAAACCGATGCGATATAAACCAGCAAACGATTGATCGCGCAGATGTTCGTACATGCCACCTTGCACGATGCCGAACAATGCATTCGGATTGCCATGATGCGCCTGTTTGGAGCGTTCCGCCCAGCGCAGACTGAGTTCCATTGAGAGTTGAGTGGTCGATTCATCTGCTGGATACGGAGTGCACTCATCAAAGATCATCACAATATCGGAATTGAGCGTGCGTTGAATCCGCATCGATTCCTCCGGTGACAGAAAACAGTTGTCACCGTTGACCGGCGATTTGAAATGCACGCCTTGCTCGGTGATTTTACGCAAATCGCCCAGGCTATATACTTGGAACCCGCCGGAATCGGTGAGTATCGGGCCGCGCCAGCCCATGAAATCATGCAATCCGCCATGCGCTTCGATTACTTCCAATCCGGGGCGCAGCCATAAATGAAACGTGTTGCCCAGAATGATTTGCGCGTTTGTCGTTTGCAGTGCGGCGGGTGGCATGCTTTTGACCGCGCCATAAGTACCTACCGGCATGAAAACCGGTGTTTCGACCGTGCCGTGCGCCAAGGTCAAGGTGCCGCGGCGGGCTGCCTTGTCGGTGGAATGTAACTGAAATTTCATGATTTTCTCTCAATCAGCATGGCATCTCCATAGCTAAAAAAACGGTAGCGCTCAGTTACGGCATGCCGATAAGCAAGCCGGATGTTTTCTATGCCGGCGAAAGCCGAGACCAGCATCAGCAGTGTTGAGCAGGGCAAATGAAAGTTGGTCAATAATCGCTCGACTACTTGAAAGCGATAGCCCGGCGTAATAAAAATCCGCGTATCGCCATACCCTGCGATCAATTGGCCATTCTGAGACGATGCACAGGATTCCAGCGCTCGTAGCGATGTCGTGCCGACGGCAAGAATGCGCCTTCCCGATAGCCGGGCTTGCCGGATCGCATCCACGGTGGCCTGCGGGATATGATAGGTTTCGTTGTGCATGGTGTGATCGGCAATATTTTCAACCCGCACCGGCTGAAATGTTCCGGCACCGACATGCAAAGTGACGTAGGCAATGGTGATGCCCATCGCCCGTAATCGATCCATCATACCGGCGTCGAAATGCAGTCCTGCGGTCGGTGCTGCAACAGCTCCTGCATTTCTTGCGTAAACTGTCTGATAACGTGCTTCGTCCGCGGCGGTCGCCGGGCGGGCGATATAGGGAGGCAACGGCAATTGGCCGTAGCATTCCAGCAATTCCGCTGTCGTTTTTTCATGCTCAAAGCGCAAGGTATAAAATTCCTGCTCACGCGCGATCACGGTTGCCGGTATCGCATCCGCCAGCAATAAGGTTGAATCCGGTTTGGGTGCATGGCTGGCGCGGATGGCTGCCAGAACATGGCGATCATCGAGTATTCGCTCCACCATGACTTCTACCTTGCCACCACTATTTTTTTTTCCGTACAAGCGCGCTTTAATCACTTGGGTATCATTAAACACCATGACATCTCCGGCGCGCAGGAAACTGGGTAAATTCGAAAATAACGCGTCCTGCCACTGATTATTATTGCTATCCAAATAGAGCAAACGGCTGCCGGTGCGCTGCTCGGCGGGAAACTGTGCGATCAATTCGGCGGGCAGATAAAAGTCAAAATCTTGCGTCTTCATGCCGCCTATTATACCGGCGCAGCATGTTTTCCGCCCATGCGGCTTGCTGTACTCCGGCTTTTCAGTGATAATTGCGCCTGCTGTTTATTCAAAACAAGCAAATTGTTTGGCCGAGATGGCGGAATTGGTAGACGCACGGGACTCAAAATCCCGCGATGGTGACATCATGGGGGTTCGATTCCCCCTCTCGGCACCAATAGTAATTTCCAGAATACTCTGCGTATATTTCTATCGCAGCAATCAAGCAAGACTCAAAGGCCGCATACGATCATCGTCCACGGGGATGATAAACCGCTGTGAATGGTCGAATTGAAGCTGTTCATCCGGACAAAATCTATTGGGGTGTATTTCATTAGATCTGGAAATCAGTAGGCTGAGTTCAGCGTTTCCGTTTACATCGATTTCTTAGTTAATTCTAATTCTTCTTATTTTTGTGACTTTTGCCGATAAGAATCGTCTTTATGACGCTAATCTTCAAGATCAGATTGGCTTTGTTGAAAGTGATTGTCCGTCGAAAAAAAACGATGAACCCATTCCTGGTAATGATTATTCATTCTATAGTTTTATTTCATAAAAGGTTTTTTCTGTTGTCCACAATTTCTGTGGATAACTTTGTGGACAATCGAGTTGAATGGATGACTAACTTATAAATTTCTAAGGGTTTTTCTTGGATTGCTTAATAATTTAACATATCGATTATGTTTAAATTATCATTTACTTGCGGGATATTTTTCAGTCTGATATCAAGATTGTCACGGGATATTTATAACTTTCTTAAACTGTGGATTATTTGGAATGTCAAGGAAAAAATAAAAAGTAAATTGTAGAGATTGTGTAAAAAGAAAATGCTTAATGTGCCATGATTGATGTGCGTGATGAAATTCTCATCATGGTTTTTGTGTATGGAAAATTTTTATCAGGGAAACTTTGCCGAATGTTAACTAGATGGTTAACAAATGTATTGATTGAGTCAGCGGTTAATATTGTAATGATAGGGGTACGAGGTATCTCATGTTAGCAGTGCTGAAATCGGATCGATGCGGTGTTAAGCTGCTTTTGAGGTGGCGTCACTAAGAAAAAAACGGGAGCTTGCGCTCCCATTCCGGATCTTATCGGGATTTGCTTAAACGGCTGATTCTTTTCTGCGGTGTGCTATAAATCCCATCAAACCTAAACCGGCCAGAAGCATGGCGTAGGTTCCCGGCTCTGGAACAGGACTCAGGGAGTCGTTTGTGCTGAATGTTGTGAAATCACCAGTCCCTCCAATCCTGAATTGGGCTTGCTGGCCGCCGTCACAGCAACCTTCAAGGCCGTAGAGGTTGAGTGTGTGATAGCCGGCAGCGAGGTTCAATGTATTGATACTCAAATACTGCGATGAATCGCTGTAGCTGCCATTCCACCACATATCGTTTGTTTTGAAATCATATGCTAAACCATCGACAAAAATGGCTCCGCCGTGACCAAAATCAACACCGGCACGAATTTGCCATGCCCCCGCATTGGCTGGGGATACATAAAAATCAACAGTTGATTTAAAGGCTATGTCAGTTGTCGAGCCACCAGCAAACAATCCATGATTGGAAATGTTGTCGTAAATTGCAGGGGTTGCAATTCCGTAACCAATTGTTGGGATTGCAACGGCTGAATCAACTACGGATTGATATGCTGCTGCGTCAATTTGAGGACCCGCGGTTAAGAAACCGGTTTCAATTGTTATTGAACTGGCATTAGCACCGCCAAATAATGCAAGCGATATTGCGGTAACTGATAATGTGAAAGTTATTTTCATAAGACTCCTGTTATGCAGCATTAAGTTGTTAAAGTACTTAGGATATATGGTTCGTCATCTCTAACCAGCACAGAACAAATCAAAGTTAAATTGCTCGATGAATGAATGCAATTGAACAACATCATAGTTTCTATCCATCCTCATGAATGTTAATAGAATCTCAGCCGATCAACTATGCGAAAAATCACAGCTCATCGTTTAATAAGCCCTGCGCGATTGATTTATCGATATATATGGAAACAGCTTTAGAAAGAAGAATATTTTTTAAATTTTGGGGTTACAAATGCTGTGGATAACTTTGTGAGTAATTCATGTATTTGAAAATTTAACTCATCGATTTCTAAAGATTTCTATTGGTTTGTGTACTTGTTTTACACATTGATTATGAGCTAATTATCATCAAGTTATTACTGCTTTTTATGCTGCGTGCTCATTGGGTCAAATGAAATCCATAATTGACTCAGTTTGTGGATTGTTTAAATGATCGAATAAAAATTAAGGTGTATTGAATCGATAGAGAATTTTTTGAGTTGTTTTGAATGGAATTTTTCTTTCAAAACGTCGATATAAAACCGATTTTTTGCTTTATTCGAGCTATCTGTGTAAGAAAATATGAGTATAATAGTAAGAAAATACCCTAGGTGGTGTTTTTAAGATAATGATTATATTGTAATTGGTTCGAAATATCCGTGCGTTATAAATGACATAATTGATTTAAGATTATTTTAAGTTAGCGATGCTTATATTTTTCTCCCAAGAGAAGACTGATTTATTGGATCC
The DNA window shown above is from Nitrosomonas sp. Is35 and carries:
- the secD gene encoding protein translocase subunit SecD codes for the protein MNRYALWQYLIIAVSLLLGLLYTLPNFYGESPAVQISPLRTSASTDTALLQRVEDALKQANLGTDGVLLEEGSIKVRFADTETQIKAKDLLESALGNDYITALNLLPNSPRWLTDLGALPMYLGLDLRGGVHFMLAVDMEGALEKSLDRYSADIRGKLREQKISYAGLEKQAKKLTLKFRDAESRTKAEAELKSNYPDLGFKEENADNRYHLVATIKPEALARMQESAVLQNITTLRNRVNELGVAEPIIQKAGTDRVIVQLPGVQDTAKAKDILGRTATLEVRMVDDEHDLDAALRGKVPAGTELYEERGGSPLLVKKQVLLTGEHITDAQPGFDKDNQPAVHLNLDNGGSRIFKQLTRDNVGKRMAILLIEKNKAEVITAPVIREEIGGGRVQISGRMTSREARDVALLLRAGALAAPMDIIEERTVGPSLGAENIARGYNSTLYGFLGVAIFVAIYYTAFGMISVIALAMNLLLLVGLLSIMQATLTLPGMAALALTVGMAIDANVLINERIRDELRAGSSPQMAIHAGFERAFGTIVDSNVTTLIAGIALFAFGSGPVKGFAVVLCLGIMTSVFTATFVTRGIVNLIYGSRRRLDHVPIGKIWIPEQNQATHRTALVRDKAGEESIDTQKRITEQPEAKAEVIQEADLDVQAESSERKPGKAKNKRKSSDTKQSKS
- the tgt gene encoding tRNA guanosine(34) transglycosylase Tgt produces the protein MKFQLHSTDKAARRGTLTLAHGTVETPVFMPVGTYGAVKSMPPAALQTTNAQIILGNTFHLWLRPGLEVIEAHGGLHDFMGWRGPILTDSGGFQVYSLGDLRKITEQGVHFKSPVNGDNCFLSPEESMRIQRTLNSDIVMIFDECTPYPADESTTQLSMELSLRWAERSKQAHHGNPNALFGIVQGGMYEHLRDQSFAGLYRIGFDGYAIGGLSVGEPKADMQRILKHTAPLLPADQPRYLMGVGTPADIVHAVAHGIDMFDCVLPTRNARNGWLYTRHGIIKLRNSRYRLDTSPPDEHCGCYTCQHFSRAYLHHLQRINEMLGAHLNTVHNLYYYQQLMQEIRSAIENQQFEEYAQEFLA
- a CDS encoding CCXG family PEP-CTERM protein is translated as MKITFTLSVTAISLALFGGANASSITIETGFLTAGPQIDAAAYQSVVDSAVAIPTIGYGIATPAIYDNISNHGLFAGGSTTDIAFKSTVDFYVSPANAGAWQIRAGVDFGHGGAIFVDGLAYDFKTNDMWWNGSYSDSSQYLSINTLNLAAGYHTLNLYGLEGCCDGGQQAQFRIGGTGDFTTFSTNDSLSPVPEPGTYAMLLAGLGLMGFIAHRRKESAV
- the yajC gene encoding preprotein translocase subunit YajC, which codes for MLINDAFAQAAASTQDNSDLLSLLPMFGILVLFYFLLIRPQAKRAKEQKQMVEGLQRGDEVITNGGILGQVLNVSEAYVIIEIAPAIEVTALKSSVQTLLPKGTLKSIEPKGKAQKSKTTKTTTASENSAAETTESNATDAANVEKK
- the queA gene encoding tRNA preQ1(34) S-adenosylmethionine ribosyltransferase-isomerase QueA; translation: MKTQDFDFYLPAELIAQFPAEQRTGSRLLYLDSNNNQWQDALFSNLPSFLRAGDVMVFNDTQVIKARLYGKKNSGGKVEVMVERILDDRHVLAAIRASHAPKPDSTLLLADAIPATVIAREQEFYTLRFEHEKTTAELLECYGQLPLPPYIARPATAADEARYQTVYARNAGAVAAPTAGLHFDAGMMDRLRAMGITIAYVTLHVGAGTFQPVRVENIADHTMHNETYHIPQATVDAIRQARLSGRRILAVGTTSLRALESCASSQNGQLIAGYGDTRIFITPGYRFQVVERLLTNFHLPCSTLLMLVSAFAGIENIRLAYRHAVTERYRFFSYGDAMLIERKS